The Theobroma cacao cultivar B97-61/B2 chromosome 1, Criollo_cocoa_genome_V2, whole genome shotgun sequence genome contains the following window.
GCACATCCTGAAGCAGGTTTTTGTATACtagcaatattttttttttagagctTCCGAAATTAAGAAAGCTCTTTTTTCATGTATATTTAACATAAGGTGGCATTCTCATCTCCATGTAAATATGGAGTCGAATGAATTAGTAGATTTTAGAAGGTTTAAGTTAGCCATACACCATTCTCCTAACGCCCAAATCTTGGGCGCCCTCACCCTCTGTATCCTGTGTTGTTGGCCCATCTTAATTTGTACTATTTGAAGTCCAATGCGGCAATGAATTCTGGATTATTGTGGAACTGAAAGACTTGATAAAGtgacaacaaaaaaaaaagtggacTGTCTGAAGAGGAATGAAGGTGTGGGAAATCTTAGCATGATCACAATGTATAAGTTCAGTGCCATAGACTTCTATTTCTTTTGCTAAAAAACCAATTTCTTAATGACTAAGCTTTTTAACAATACTTTAATAACAGTCTTTACCCAATAGTAGGTTGTGATTGTGCGATCCACATTAGCCATGAAACCGAAATTGCTTTTTAGGCTGAGAAAAAATGAAGGGGAGCAGATAGATAAGGAtagagaaggaaaagaaaaaaggcaaTCTCCAAGATACCAAATTGACCATAAAACCATAGTTAAAACAGTCAGCTTTGAATCGTAAGGTTGACCAAGACCCGATCAGCATGTTGAGTTTTTGCATTTTACCACTTGGCCGACCCTCGGGACTCATCAGGTCATCATTGATCAGACATTATTATGGTATATTTTTTGAACAAACACATTCTAGAGTTATTGTTTCTAATCAGAGGGATCATCGAATAATTATTGTTGCTAGTTTCTTGGTGTTATATGCGTCACGTCTTCCACCGCTGGATAGATTCAATGGTTTAGATCTACGATTGAAGCCGCCTTCACAGTACTTTCCCAGTCATCATTTAGTCAATTTAAGtctttaattaaaatcaataaaaatgagGAAGGAAATTTAAAAGAGTAATGATGGTATCACTTTCATACTTCTCTTTCCACTAAACTGAATTGCGTTCACGTGAACAAGTAAACGCACATTATCCCTCTTCCATCCACGTTTCTCTTTCAGTTTGTCCCATAAAGACCAAGAACTCTCAAAAAACACAACCAGACAAAACCATCTTCTCAAAAGAGCTTTAGCAGACAAGCAAAAATGGAAGCACCTGCGACACAATCCATAGAGACTTCAACCAATAATTTCCAGGTTGAAGAAGATGAACAAGACAAAGCTGTTGATGAATGGTATGtaccctttttctcttttgccttttttttccCCCCAAAGACTTTGGTATATATAGTTTGTTTAATTCGGTTTTTTGGGTGTTATTGAGGGTGCAGTTGTTCTTGCTGCTATGACTGCACGGAGACCTGCTTCGATTACTTGTGCTGTTTCAATCTTTGTTAGAGTTTAGAAAGGAAAATAACCATCTCTATGTCACTATAATTCTAGCCTTTCTTGACtgaaagagaaagaacaaTGGATATTGCTTTAGAAAGGAAGTAGTACTTGTATTATTACAATGTTGTGGTCATGTTTCTTTCGTTTCATACCCTtttggattcttttctttttctcttcttctttacCACTTTATAATTAAGTCAATAAAGTAGCTTTTGAAGTGCTTTTGGCTCAATCTGATCCTTGCAAGCTCCAAATCGGTGCGTGTAAAGCCACTAGATTTGGTGGTCATCAAGCTTGGTAGGCGGAagatgactcttaggaattaAACTATTTGATTAGCAGCAACGAGTTGATTTGTTGACCttgtttcaaatttaaaaggtATCTTTTAGCAGCCCAGTTCCTGACTACTGACTGCCTGTTGCTTTACCACTTAGATTGCTTGTTATTTGTGGGGTTAGAGAAAGAGATCTTGATCCTTTATTCTCGTCCCATACAAAGGCCAAGGTTTCTCTATGCAGGCCGGTGTTCACAATTTAACAGCCATCCACAGGGCAATGCATACAGAATTCTGGGGACGAaataaataatggaaatttttaagaGAGCGAAACTAGATTGTCGTGGACATGGGCTAGCTAGTGGTAGCCACGCTCCTTTGTCCAAGCTATATaaaggagaaaaaataaaatagagagGTATTAATGGTTAATGTCAAGGAGCATTGTTTGTGGCCAAAAGTTGAATGCAACTTGGgataaattaattgatcatTGAAGTGTAAGCAAACTAGAGCAagggtttttcttttgcaaattGAACTCAACAAATGTGACGTATCAGATTGAGTGGAGAAACCTTGAGCTCTTGGCTTGCCCCTACAATTCACTATTGAATATTAAAAGCTGGTGAACTTCTGGTCAGGAAGATCTGAAAGTTTTATAAAATCCTAACAAAATTAACAGTTTCAGCCGTGCTAGTCGTTATGCTCATCAAATTTACAGACATTCTTTTGTCCGGTTGTCCCTAATATACTGAGGATTGGTAACCCTTTTTTCCCCCTCTTTTTGCTCGAAAGAGGGTAGTAACATCTTTATATAGAAGTAGTTTGGGTTGGTAATTGGAAACCTTTCAGAGCAACCTTGAGTAGGTTAGCCATTGGTCCTGTCTGCTCACGTTTCGCCAGACCATCTCAAAACTTACAAAGTGAATGGTGACAAACAGAGTTTTGTAATGAAAGGacaacaaaatgaaaaatggtaGAAAACTGTCTCATAAATAGAAAGGGTCACTAATTATGGACtaattctttttattcaaCTGAAAACCACTAAACTTTTCGAGTACAAGGCTATGCTAGCTATTTCCATAGAGCCACCTTTTTCTTGAATGTGGAGAGGCCGAGGCTTCTTGTGAAAAATGCTAAGGTTTCTCAAAAGAAACCAGAGGAAGGAAAGGTTACACCAAAGTAAGTTCATTTAGACAGACAATTTATGTAGTCCAGATCATCGAGCAAGGATATCCGCTTGAGGCGCAAGGCTTTCCCACGAGGCCcttgttcctttctttcttttattgcaCAAGGTCAGAAGAACTTGTGCCAAGAAAGGgtcctctctctcttttctttgttagCACTTAAATGGGTGCTTGGCCTCTATAAAGCACAGGGAAATTTCTTACAAGTTTAAGAGCttcaaagaaaatttagaAGTTCTTAGCTTGAGAGGAATCCATATCAGAAGGTTAtgacaaaggcataagaatACATCAAGAATAGCAAGGTTAAATATCCAAAATAATGGTAGTTCAGGTTTTGAAACAAACCCTCTTATTAAGTGGCAAACAAGTACTATTCAACTCTGTAGTAGATAGAGAAATTACTTCCTTTGTCTCAATTGCCTTAGAAAGCAATTGGTGTATAACACTCCCGATTTCATCTTTAATTCTTGTTCTTTTCCACTCTTATAATGGTTAACTAAGTCCTCTTGTCCCCCACTCATTTAACTACTCCCACCTAGCTCACACTTTCCCTGTAGTTGTGGGGTTCCTGCTTACACTGAACAATATTTATCCATTGCTGGTTGCACGGCACTAGCTGATATGCAAATTGTCCATTGATAATCTGTTTCACCAGTCCATTAAACTGTCTATGAGTGTATCTTCCACTACAAGACTGCTGATGCTACTTTCGGCATATAAATATGGtttatgggaaaaaaaaattattgttgcCTATGACTTATCTTTGGTATCTTCGCATGCCTTTGAATTTTGGCAGCCCCAATTTTCTTCACATGTAGACACTTAAGTCAAACTCGAGAGTATAATTTGCAGTCTGCAATGAAACTTTTCTAGAGGAATGCATCATCATGCCACTTAGAGCTATTTTAGTTTTCCAATTGCTGACGAAAATATGTGGGATTGTACCGAACCTATTGAGGGAGACATCTATAGTGGCTCTCCCACTATCTGGAAGACCTTGATTCAAAAAGGGCAATGCATTCTCCTTTGGTTACTTGTGTATAAATGGCTCCTAGTTCCACTGCTGAGCAACGAAACTAGTTAGCATTTGATTTCAGTGTTTGCTTTCAAGATATGGAACACAAAACCTGCAAACTTCCCTTTGTTCGCTTGATTTACATCTTGTTCCTGAGTCATCTGGTGTTCTGTCAACTTGATTATAAATACTATGATAGCACTTGTCCCAACCTCACAAGAATCGTTAGATATGGAGTTTGGTCAGCTATTACTAATGATACTAGGATGGCAGCCTCTCTCGTGCGACTTCACTTCCATGATTGTTTTGTTAACGTAATGAATTTGTCCTCTATTTTTATGTGATGTCTAATTATTCTTTTCGGATTGCATAAAAGCAAATCCCTTCCCCTAACCATAAGAACAGAATGATAGTAGGGAAAAGAATGCCTAGAAGAAACAAACTTCAGCATTTAGGACATTTCAAGCACTCAGTAACTGTCCCATTAATATGGACATAGCCCTAGGTTTAGCACATAACTTGAATTTCCAATATTTGTCTGCGCACTTACTGGTTTCCTTTTCATAACTCTTTGTCTGATCTCCAGGGATGTGATGGGTCTATCTTACTTGACGATATTGGCTCAACATTTGTGGGGGAAAAGAATGCATTAGCTAATCAAAATTCAGCTAGAGGCTATGAGGTCATTGACAATATAAAGGCTAATGTGGAGAAAGCTTGCCCATCAACCGTTTCTTGTTCTGACATATTAACTCTTGCAGCAAGAGATGCTGTTTATTTTGTAAGTAACATTTATCATTCATTGTTGCTTTTATACTTGACTTTATATAATGATCATCCTTCATGTATTCATGTGAATCATGTCATTAATTCTTCTGTTAATATTTCATCGAAGGCGGGTGGGTCATACTGGATGGTACCCTTAGGTCGCCGAGATGGACGAACAGCAAATAAGACTGCAGCCAATGAACTCCCATCACCTTTTGAGTCCTTAGATAGCATCATtgcaaaattcaattcaaaggGTCTTGATATAAAGGATGTGGTTGTGCTATCAGGTATGCTCCCTATATCGTTTCAACTTCTATTGTACTTCTGCCGGAGACAGAGAAATGAACAATCAATCTTATCTTTTCTGCTTTAGCATAAGATAAGAACTTGCTTGCTATTGCCTgtattttaagttagttagTAGGCTTGAACTAGATGTCATTAAATAACCAAATTGGATCTTGATATTGCCAAACACAGGTGCTCACACCATTGGCTTTGCTCAATGTTTCACATTCAAGTCAAGGCTCTTCAACTTCGGTGGCTCAGGCAAGCCTGATCCAGAACTTGACGCATCGTTTCTGAAAGGTCTTCAAAGCGTGTGTCCAGATCAAGTTGATTCAGACACCAACTTGGTTCCTTTGGATTCTGTCACCAGCACCAAATTCGACAACAGCTACTACAAAAATATTGTGAACAGTTCTGGTCTTTTGCAGTCAGACCAACTTCTCGGTACAGACAATAGAACTGCTTCAATGGTCCTCAACTACAGCAAGTACCCTTACCTGTTTCTGAAAGATTTTGGAGCATCAATGGTGAAGATGGGCAACATTGGTGTGCTGACAGGACAAGATGGGGAGATAAGGAAGAACTGCAAAGTGGTCAACTAGTCAGCTAGGAACTTGTATCTATGAAGGCAGCAGAGGAAGTGACTTTTCtgttttcatcaagtgtgAACTTTAGCCAGGGAATGAAAATGCAGTTTTCCGATCAATGTGAACAACTGCATGTAACCTTATGCTTTGACATGTAAATGTATTCCGGATGTAATGTGGGGACCTCCTTAGGTTCAGTCTCATCACCCTTGCTCAACTACATGAAAATAATTGGCAAGTTGCATTGCTGCTCCCATTGTAGAATTACGTCCTCATGAGTTTTAGTCTTGTCTATTCACCAGGCAGTGCATCCCCCCAATTTTGTTCCTTGGGACAAAAGCTAGGAATGGAATGACCTTAtaactatttttattattactattattttgtAAGTATCATTATTTGTTTCAAATTATCCATATTTGAAGAATTCATGTCAGATTTATGAAACTAACGTGAATTTTATACTTATAgtagataataatttgatgtttcgtaattatataattatataatatatatttctatAGTCAGTTGGAAATAGCATTATCAATTGCTTTTCCTAATTGTCACCTTATTTAT
Protein-coding sequences here:
- the LOC18611081 gene encoding peroxidase 10 — its product is MEHKTCKLPFVRLIYILFLSHLVFCQLDYKYYDSTCPNLTRIVRYGVWSAITNDTRMAASLVRLHFHDCFVNGCDGSILLDDIGSTFVGEKNALANQNSARGYEVIDNIKANVEKACPSTVSCSDILTLAARDAVYFAGGSYWMVPLGRRDGRTANKTAANELPSPFESLDSIIAKFNSKGLDIKDVVVLSGAHTIGFAQCFTFKSRLFNFGGSGKPDPELDASFLKGLQSVCPDQVDSDTNLVPLDSVTSTKFDNSYYKNIVNSSGLLQSDQLLGTDNRTASMVLNYSKYPYLFLKDFGASMVKMGNIGVLTGQDGEIRKNCKVVN